The Gehongia tenuis sequence CCGCTTACGAGAAATCCGCCAAGGATCTGGCCAAGCGGTTTATGGAGAACTTCAAGAAGTACGTCAATATGCCCAAGGAAGTCGTGGAAGCGGGCCCGAAGGCCTAAGCCTAACGGTTCATAAGCCCCGGAGTTTTGTGCTCCGGGGCTTTTTTATGGATAAATGCCTTGAAATGACGCAATTGTATCCACAAAGTTTACAATTTGTTCAAAAGAAACTGCTATAATGGGTCCATGTTATTTTAGGGAGGGACGGCCATGATTGAACTTTCCCATGTGAGCAAACGCTACCAGGGAAAATACGCCGTCCGGGACATTTCCTTTAAAACGGAGGAAGGGGAGATTTTGGGCTTCCTGGGCCGGAACGGCGCGGGCAAGACCACCACGATGAACATGATCACCGGCTACATCTCGGCCAGTGAAGGCACCATCACCGTGGATGGCTACGACGTGCTCAAAAACCCTCTGGAGGTCAAGCAGCGCATCGGCTATTTGCCGGAGCAGCCTCCGCTTTACGGGGAAATGACCGTGGACGAGTACATCCGCTTCGTATGCGATATCAAAGGCGTGCGCAGGGATGTGCGCAAACCCCATGTGGAGGAGATCTATTCGTTGGTCAAGCTGGAGGACGTGTCCGGACGGCTGATTAAGAATCTGTCCAAGGGGTATAAACAGCGGGTGGGGCTGGCCGAAGCATTGGTGGGCAATCCGCCGGTGATCATTCTGGATGAACCTACGGTAGGTCTCGACCCCATGCAGATCGTGGAGATCCGTCAGCTCATCAAATCTTTGGGCAGGAAGCACACGGTGATTTTGAGCTCCCATATCCTCAGCGAGGTGGCGGACGTCTGCCAGAAGCTGGTCATCATCCGGCAGGGCGAGATCGTCGCCCAGGATACATTGGAAAACCTGACCCAGAAGGTCAGTGATGTGAACCGCCTGCAGCTTCGCATTAAAGGCGACAAGGACGCCGTGAGGCGTAAGATCCTGGCACTGCCCGGATGCAAGGAAGTTGAAGAGCTGGGCCAGCAGGAGCCGGGAAGCTGCGACTTTATGGCCTACACCGATTTGGACCAGGATATTCGTGAACCCCTCTTTCGGGCTATGGCGGATATGAATGCCCCCATCTTGACGATGCGTAGCATGAACCTCACCTTGGAGGACATCTTCATGCAGCTCACACAGGAGGAGGGAGGTTCACTATGACGGCTGTTTTCAAGCGGGAAGTACGCTCCTATTTTCTGGCGCCCCTCGGCTATGTGTTCATCGGCGCGTTCATGCTGGTCACCGGCATCCTGTTCTCTGCCAATTCCATCTTTGGCGGGGATTCGTCCGTGGCCAGTATTCTGGATTCGGCTTCATTCATCTTCATGCTGCTGGTCCCCATTCTGACCATGCGGCTTTTCAGTGAGGAACGGAAGGCCAAGACCGATCAGCTGTGGCTGACCTCGCCCCTGTCCATCACCCAGGTGGTTTTGGGCAAGTATTTCGCGGCGCTGTTCGTGTTCGCGGTGACGCTGGTGCTCACCGCCATCTATCCCATCCTCATCTCCATCTATGCCAGTATTCATATTTTGGAGGTGCTGGTGGAGTACCTGGGCTTCTTCCTCATGGGCGCCACGCTCATTTCGGTGGGCACCCTGATCTCCACGCTCACGGAGAACCAGGTGGTGGCCGCCGTGGGTACCTTTGGAGCCATTCTCATCATGTGGATCATGGATTTCTTTGCGTCCATGGTCAACGTGACCATCATTGGCATCAATCTGCAGGACGTGCTGGCATGGTTCTCCGTATACACCCGGTTCGATGATTTCATGATGGGTATCCTGGCCCCCGCGCCGGTGATCTACTACCTGTCCTTTACTGCGGTGTGCCTGTTTTTGGCGGTTCGAACCATAGACAAGAGAAGGTGGGGTGAAGGCTGATGTCGGAAATGAAAAAGCCGGATAACGGCACGGAAAACGCCCCGAAGAAAAAATGGTTCCAGCATAAGAAGCTGCGCTACGGCGGCATGACGGCGCTGGTGGTTGTGGTGGTGATCGCGGCGACCATTCTGCTCAACTATGGCGTGACCACCCTGCAGGATGTGTTCAGCCTGAAGCTGGATGTGACGGGCAACCGTCTTTACAGCCTGACCCAGCAGTCCGTGGACCTATTGGACGGACTGGAGGAGGACGTGGAGATCTACACCCTGTTCCGCAACACCAATCTGGGAAGCGGCTACGGCGGTATGCTGCAAAAGTTCCTGGACAACTACCAGGGCGAGCATGTGACCGTGGAGAACGTGGACCCGGTGGTCAATCCCACCTTTACCAAGGATTTTGACAAGAGCGGCAATGGCATCGCTGAGAACTCGGTGATCGTCACCAACAAGGATCACACCCGCTTCAGGGTGTTCGCCTTCTCGGATATGTTCACTATCGCCTATAATGCCAGCTATCAGGCCTATCCCGAGGGTCTTCAGGCGGAGAACAAGGTGACCGGCGCCATCCAGTATGTCACCTCCGAGGATATGCCCACGGCCCACTTCCTGACGGGCCACCAGGAGACCGATCTGACCAGCATGACCACGCTGGAGCAGTATCTGGAGGATGCCAGCTATACGGTGGCGGCTCTCGATCTTACCCAGGGCGCGCTGGACATTGGCGAAAACGACGTGATCGTGGTCGTCTCTCCCCAGAAGGACCTGACGGCCGACGAGCTCGCCGAGCTCAAGGAGTATCTGGCCCAGGGCGGGCGGATGCTCATGGCCATGGATGTGAGTGAGACCAATCTGCCCAACTTTGCCGCACTCCTGGAGGACTACCAGGCAAAGTTTGATACCAATGTGATCATCGAGCAGAAGAATGGCTATTACCATTACCAAAGCCCGCTCATCCTGATCCCCGATATGGGCGAGCAGGAGATCGTAAGCACCATCGCATCGTCCAATCTTTCGGCGGTGCTGCCGGCGGCACGAAGCCTCACCCTGCCCACGGCGGAGGTGGAGGGACTCACGGTGGAGACGCTGCTCACCACCAGCTCCGAGGCTTTTGCCACGGAGAACTTCCAGACCGACGGCACCAAGCAGCAGGGCGATATCCAGGGCCCCTTCACGGTGGCCGCGGCCATCACCAAACAAAGTGAGGCCGGGGACTCCCAGCTGGTGCTGGTGGGCAACGGCAACTTCATGATGGACGGCAATATCGAGCAATACGGCAATGTCAACCTGGCCATGAACAGCATTCAGTGGCTGGCCGGATCGGAACAGACCGCCCTGTCCATTGAGGCCAAGTCCTTCTATTCGGAGGCCATGAACTTCACCTCCCGCACTGAGGTCTATCTCCTGATGGCCCTGGTCGTGCTGGTGATTCCGCTCATCGTATTTGCTGTCGGCGTGGTGGTGCGCATCCGCCGCCGGAAGCTGTAATCCGACTGGAAAGGGGATGCCCATGGAATCAAAGGACAACAGGCCCCAATCGACCTTCGATATGGACCTTACGGAGAAGCGGCGGACACCCTCCGGCAGCCGCCGGAAGGTTGTGATCTGGACGCTGGTGCTGGCGGCCATTTTGGTGGCGGCGGTGGGAATCTACTTTGCCGCCACTCTGGCCAAGGATAAGGCGGACCAGGAAGAGGAGGAATCCACGGCCCAGTACAGGCTCACCTCCGGAGAAAGCGAAAGCGTTGACAAGATGGAGATCCGCTATGACGGTATCACCTACAATCTGGTCAAGCAGGAGGGCAGCTGGGTGGTGGAGGGCCAGGAGAACATCGCTCTCGACCAGTCCGTGGTGGACGCCATGATCTCGGGTTCGGTGACCCTTATGGCCAGCGATGTGCTCTCCGACGTGGAGGATCTCTCCCCCTACGGGGTGGAGGAACTGGAGACGACGGTGACGTTCATCTTTGATGACGGCACCTCCCAGGCGCTCTCTATCGGGGAAATGACCTCCGATCGAATGAGTTACTACGTGCAGCGCTCCGGCCACAGAGGCTATGTGTATATCGTCAGCAAGGACGTTCTTGCCCCCTATCTGGTGTCGGTGAACGACCTGAGAAGCATGGCCCCGCCGGAAGTGGATGGGGATCACGTGCTCAGTTACAAGGCCGTTTCGCCCGCCGGTGAACTGGCCATTCAAAACATTGATTCCTCGGAGCAGGGCGCCATGCCCTACACCCACCGCATCGTCTCCCCCATCACCTGGGATGCCGACGCGCTTGTCACCGATGAGGTGCTGGGCGATGCGGCCGCACTGACCCCGGATAAGTATGTGGGTGAGACGGCTGAATCGAGCTATGGTCTGGACCAGCCGGTCTACAGCTATGAGCTTTCCGATAAAGACGGGGCTCTGCGGAAGGTGACGGTGGGCGCCGACGCGGAGGAACTGTCCACTTCGGAGACTACCTATGCCTACTGTACCTTCGAGGGTATGGACGGCGTGTATGCCATTGACAAGAGCAAGCTGGCTTTTCTGGATAAGACCTGCGGCGACCTTGCGGCAAGATCCTTGTCGGTGAGCCTTGGCGCCACCACGGAGGTGGCGGTGGAGGGCTCGGGCAGGAGCGGCACCCTCGCTGTGACCAAGCAGGAGGTCGCGGCGGCCACGCCCGATGCCAGCGGCAGCACCGGAAGCAACGTTTCCTACACCTTCACGCTGAACGGCGGGGAGACGGACAATCTGGCGGCGGCGGAGTGGCTGGCCGACGTGTCCGATATGGCGCTGGACCGGCAGGTGGAGGAAGCGGTGGAGGGTGAGCCCGTTTTGACACTCACCTATCAGCTTTCCGAAGGACCGGGAACCCTGACGGTGGAGTATATCCCCCATGGCATGGACGCCTGCGCGGTGCGGGTGAACGGCCGGGCGGCTTTTACGGTGGAACGCTCCAAGGTGAATGAGCTGTTGGAAGCTTGGGATGCCTTGGGTGCTTAAAATATTCCATAAAGAGAAGTAGGGAAAAGAGGCGGCGACGCCTCTTTTTCGTTGCCCTGGGTTGAAGGCAAATCCGATGCAGGGTATAATCATAGGTAGACAAGGAGGCTGAGAGATGGACAGAACCTACCTAAATATGCAAAGAATTGTGCTTGAGCTGAAGGCTCTGATGATGCGGGACTATGCCCTGGTGGGCTGGCCGGACAACGCTCTTGATAAGCCCCAGTACTATGAGGTGGACCAGTGGCAGCTGCTTCCCGCTGAGGAGGGCATGACCGCGGAGGATGCCCTGGCCATGCCGGACAAGCGCTGGCGGGAATACGGCGCCGGGATGGCCTGGGGCGGCCGGGATGCCGAGGCTTTCTTCCGATTCAGGGTGGCGCCGCCAGGGGACTTCTTCGGCAAGCGGCTGTATGTGCGGCTTTCCACCGGCCGGGAGGGCTGGGACGCGGTCAATCCTCAGTTTCTGGCCTATGTGAACGGCGTGGCCCGTCAGGGCATGGATGTGAACCACAGGGAGCTGTTGCTGTCCACCTGTGCCCGGGAGGGAGAGGAATTCGACGTGCTCCTGTGGGCCCACGGCGGCATGCTGGAGCAGAAGACCTTCCTTCGTGCGGCGGTGACCGGCCGGGAGGAGGAGCTGGAAAAGCTCTACTATCACCTGTCGGTGCCGCTGGAAGCGGCCCGGGTGCTGCCCGATTCGGCGGAGCGGCGGACCATTCTCGAATGGCTGCAAAAGGCTGCCAATCTTTTGGATCTTCGGGAGCCCTACAGCCCCGCCTTCTATGATTCCGTGCGGCGGGCGGGCGAGATGATGGACAAGTTCTATCGCCGGGGATTCGGCGGGGAGGGCACCCTGTCGGTGATCGGCGAGAGCCATCTTGATGTGGCGTGGCTGTGGCGGGAAAAGCATACCCGCGCCAAGGCGGCCCGCATCGCGGCCACGGCTCTCGAGCTCATGCGCTATGACCGAAACTTCCAGTTTATCTTTACCCAGCCCTATCTCTACGAGACCTTATCCGAGGAATATCCCCGGCTCTTTGAACGCATTCGGGAACGGTCCCGGGAGAAACGCTGGGAGGCTGAGGGCGCCATGTGGGTGGAGGCGGACTGCAACCTCACCAGCGGCGAGTCGCTGGTGCGCCAGCTGCTCTACGGCAAGGCCTATCTCCAAAAATATTTCGATGTGGACAGCCGGGTGCTGTGGCTGCCCGATACCTTCGGATTTACAGCGGCGCTGCCCCAGATCATGAAGAAGAGTGGCGTGGATTATCTTTTGACCACTAAACTCACCCGCAACGACACCAACCGCTGGCCCTACGACAGCTTCCGCTGGCGGGGAATCGACGGCAGCGAGGTGCTGGTTTCCAACGCGATGGCCATCGACTGCGGGGAATTGGAGCGGGGCCGCTTCGACACCAAGGTTAACGGACGGCTTACGCCGGCGGAGACGCTGGGCGCCTGGCGGCGGTATCAGCAGAAGGACTGTTCGGACACGGCGCTTTTCACCTACGGCTTCGGCGACGGCGGCGGCGGACCGGTCCGGGAGGATCTGGAGAACCTGAGCCGCATGCAGGCGGGTATTCCCGGCCTGCCCAGGATCAAGACCCAGACGGCGGGTGAATACTTCGACCAGCTGGCGAAGAGCAATCAAGAAAAACCGCTGCCCAAATACGATGGAGAGCTCTATTTTGAATATCACCGGGGCACCTACACCACCTTTGGGGCGGCGAAACGCCTCAATCGGAGGTGCGAATTCCTGCTCCAGGAGGCGGAAAGCTACAGCGCCCTGGCGGAACCGTTGGGCCTCGCGTATCCTGAGGGGGAGCTTCGCGGCGCCTGGAAGAAGCTTTTGGCCCAGCAGTTTCATGACACCCTGCCCGGCACCTGCATCAAGGAGGCCTGCGAGGACGCCATGGCGGCCCTCAATTCGGTGGAGGAGACGGGGGAGGCAATTTTGGACGCCGCGCTCACCCGGATCGCCGATCATGTGGAGGGTGAATTTGAAAAGGGCATTGTGATCTTCAACCCGGCGCCCTTTTTGAGGAGCGATGTGGTGCGCATTCCCTTTGACGGATTCGATGATCCGAGGTTTCAAAAGGGATTCGATCTTCTGGACGAGAAGGGCAGCCGCTTCGAGGGCCAGCGCATGGAACTGGACGAAGGGGACGAGGTGTGGGTGTATGTGGAGGATCTGCCGCCGAAGGGCTACAAAGCCTTTGAGGTGGTGCCGCCCATTGTGCTCAATCTTTCCCGTTACGCCAGGCATCAGGAATACGCCCACTTCACCAACGATTTCTTTGAGGTCGCCATGAACGAAAGCGGCGAGATCACCCGGCTCTACGACAAGGTCTACGAGCGGGATGTGATCCCGGAAGGCGCACGGGGCAACGAGATGCGGGTCTACGAGGACAAGCCTGCCGCCTATGACGCTTGGAACATTTCCCGCCGGGAGGAGGAGCGTTCCTGGCCGGTGGACCAGGTGGAGAAGGTGCAGGTGGAGAATGGGCCGGTGTGCCGCAGGGTGCGTTTCACCAAGCGCCTGCAAAGATCCATCGTGATCCAGGACGTGATCTTCTACCACCGCATCCCCAGAATTGATTTCGAGACGCTGGTGGACTGGCAGGCGGACCAGATGATGCTGAAGACGGCTTTTCCGGTGGAGATAAACGCCCGGATCGCCCGTTACGATATTCAGTTCGGCAGCTTTGAACGGCCCACCCACAACAACACCTCCTATGAGAGGGCGCAGTTTGAAGTGGTGGGGCATAAGTGGGCGGATCTGTCCGAGACGGATTACGGCGTGAGCCTTCTGAGCGACAGCAAGTACGGCTACGAGGTGAAGGAAGGGGTCATGCGCATGACGCTGCTCCGTTCGCCCCGCTCCCCCAATCCGGAGATGGACCGGCATGTCCACCATTTCACCTACAGCCTGTATCCCCATGAAGGGGATTACGCTGCGGGCGGCACGGTGCCCATGGGATACTTTCTTAGTGAACCCCTCCGGGTGCGGCCCATCACCGGCCGGGGCCTTGCGCCCACCAAGATGGCACTGGTTCGGGCCAGCAGCGAGCACGTGGCGGTGGAGACCTTTAAGGCCGCCGAAACGGGAGACGGCTATATCGTGCGGCTGTATGAATGCCACAACACCCGGGGTATGGTAAGGCTTACCTTCGCCCGTCCGGTGGAAAAGGCCTACGAGTGCGATCTCATGGAGCGGTATGCGGCGCCGGTCTCGCTGGAAGGATGCCGTGTTGCCCTTGAGGTTCGGCCCTTCGAGATCAAGACCCTCTTTGTCCGCT is a genomic window containing:
- a CDS encoding GldG family protein; the protein is MSEMKKPDNGTENAPKKKWFQHKKLRYGGMTALVVVVVIAATILLNYGVTTLQDVFSLKLDVTGNRLYSLTQQSVDLLDGLEEDVEIYTLFRNTNLGSGYGGMLQKFLDNYQGEHVTVENVDPVVNPTFTKDFDKSGNGIAENSVIVTNKDHTRFRVFAFSDMFTIAYNASYQAYPEGLQAENKVTGAIQYVTSEDMPTAHFLTGHQETDLTSMTTLEQYLEDASYTVAALDLTQGALDIGENDVIVVVSPQKDLTADELAELKEYLAQGGRMLMAMDVSETNLPNFAALLEDYQAKFDTNVIIEQKNGYYHYQSPLILIPDMGEQEIVSTIASSNLSAVLPAARSLTLPTAEVEGLTVETLLTTSSEAFATENFQTDGTKQQGDIQGPFTVAAAITKQSEAGDSQLVLVGNGNFMMDGNIEQYGNVNLAMNSIQWLAGSEQTALSIEAKSFYSEAMNFTSRTEVYLLMALVVLVIPLIVFAVGVVVRIRRRKL
- a CDS encoding ABC transporter permease, which codes for MTAVFKREVRSYFLAPLGYVFIGAFMLVTGILFSANSIFGGDSSVASILDSASFIFMLLVPILTMRLFSEERKAKTDQLWLTSPLSITQVVLGKYFAALFVFAVTLVLTAIYPILISIYASIHILEVLVEYLGFFLMGATLISVGTLISTLTENQVVAAVGTFGAILIMWIMDFFASMVNVTIIGINLQDVLAWFSVYTRFDDFMMGILAPAPVIYYLSFTAVCLFLAVRTIDKRRWGEG
- a CDS encoding DUF4340 domain-containing protein, coding for MESKDNRPQSTFDMDLTEKRRTPSGSRRKVVIWTLVLAAILVAAVGIYFAATLAKDKADQEEEESTAQYRLTSGESESVDKMEIRYDGITYNLVKQEGSWVVEGQENIALDQSVVDAMISGSVTLMASDVLSDVEDLSPYGVEELETTVTFIFDDGTSQALSIGEMTSDRMSYYVQRSGHRGYVYIVSKDVLAPYLVSVNDLRSMAPPEVDGDHVLSYKAVSPAGELAIQNIDSSEQGAMPYTHRIVSPITWDADALVTDEVLGDAAALTPDKYVGETAESSYGLDQPVYSYELSDKDGALRKVTVGADAEELSTSETTYAYCTFEGMDGVYAIDKSKLAFLDKTCGDLAARSLSVSLGATTEVAVEGSGRSGTLAVTKQEVAAATPDASGSTGSNVSYTFTLNGGETDNLAAAEWLADVSDMALDRQVEEAVEGEPVLTLTYQLSEGPGTLTVEYIPHGMDACAVRVNGRAAFTVERSKVNELLEAWDALGA
- a CDS encoding ABC transporter ATP-binding protein, which codes for MIELSHVSKRYQGKYAVRDISFKTEEGEILGFLGRNGAGKTTTMNMITGYISASEGTITVDGYDVLKNPLEVKQRIGYLPEQPPLYGEMTVDEYIRFVCDIKGVRRDVRKPHVEEIYSLVKLEDVSGRLIKNLSKGYKQRVGLAEALVGNPPVIILDEPTVGLDPMQIVEIRQLIKSLGRKHTVILSSHILSEVADVCQKLVIIRQGEIVAQDTLENLTQKVSDVNRLQLRIKGDKDAVRRKILALPGCKEVEELGQQEPGSCDFMAYTDLDQDIREPLFRAMADMNAPILTMRSMNLTLEDIFMQLTQEEGGSL
- a CDS encoding alpha-mannosidase, coding for MDRTYLNMQRIVLELKALMMRDYALVGWPDNALDKPQYYEVDQWQLLPAEEGMTAEDALAMPDKRWREYGAGMAWGGRDAEAFFRFRVAPPGDFFGKRLYVRLSTGREGWDAVNPQFLAYVNGVARQGMDVNHRELLLSTCAREGEEFDVLLWAHGGMLEQKTFLRAAVTGREEELEKLYYHLSVPLEAARVLPDSAERRTILEWLQKAANLLDLREPYSPAFYDSVRRAGEMMDKFYRRGFGGEGTLSVIGESHLDVAWLWREKHTRAKAARIAATALELMRYDRNFQFIFTQPYLYETLSEEYPRLFERIRERSREKRWEAEGAMWVEADCNLTSGESLVRQLLYGKAYLQKYFDVDSRVLWLPDTFGFTAALPQIMKKSGVDYLLTTKLTRNDTNRWPYDSFRWRGIDGSEVLVSNAMAIDCGELERGRFDTKVNGRLTPAETLGAWRRYQQKDCSDTALFTYGFGDGGGGPVREDLENLSRMQAGIPGLPRIKTQTAGEYFDQLAKSNQEKPLPKYDGELYFEYHRGTYTTFGAAKRLNRRCEFLLQEAESYSALAEPLGLAYPEGELRGAWKKLLAQQFHDTLPGTCIKEACEDAMAALNSVEETGEAILDAALTRIADHVEGEFEKGIVIFNPAPFLRSDVVRIPFDGFDDPRFQKGFDLLDEKGSRFEGQRMELDEGDEVWVYVEDLPPKGYKAFEVVPPIVLNLSRYARHQEYAHFTNDFFEVAMNESGEITRLYDKVYERDVIPEGARGNEMRVYEDKPAAYDAWNISRREEERSWPVDQVEKVQVENGPVCRRVRFTKRLQRSIVIQDVIFYHRIPRIDFETLVDWQADQMMLKTAFPVEINARIARYDIQFGSFERPTHNNTSYERAQFEVVGHKWADLSETDYGVSLLSDSKYGYEVKEGVMRMTLLRSPRSPNPEMDRHVHHFTYSLYPHEGDYAAGGTVPMGYFLSEPLRVRPITGRGLAPTKMALVRASSEHVAVETFKAAETGDGYIVRLYECHNTRGMVRLTFARPVEKAYECDLMERYAAPVSLEGCRVALEVRPFEIKTLFVRFNDAMEG